The stretch of DNA GTTCCATTCGCCGGTTTCGGTTTTAAAGTATGCCGAATAAACCGGATTTTTTGAAAGGGTAGATAGTGTAAGCGGCGTAATAAAGTTGGTGGCATCGGGTGTCATCACCACTTGTACGTTGGCACCGGCCTTTACCAGTAAACGCACCAGTGGGGCTGTTTTATAAGCCGCTATGCTACCGCAAACACCTAAAACAATATTTTTATTTTCAAGCATAAACCCTATCCTTATATCCTTTTTAACAGAATACCCGCCAAATATATAACAACGTAATCGTTTTTAAACAAACAAAGCCCCTGTCATCAACGATAGGGGCTTCTGTTTATATTTTCCCGTTAGGGAATAAGTATTATTGCTCTTTAGATGGGTTGCGGTAGTATATCTTATTATCTAAAAATTCCTGCACTGCAATTAAGGTAGGCTTAGGTAACTTTTCGTAATGTTTTGATATCTCTATCTGCTCGCGGTTTTCAAAAACTTCTTCCAGGTTATCATTAGCTGATGCAAATTCAGAAAGTTTTTGGTGTAACTCTTCCTTTATATTGTTTGAAATCTGGTTAGCTCTTTTAGACATAATTACCAACGACTCATATATATTGTCGGTTCTCACATCCAGTTCGCGCAAATCGCGGGTTACTGTGCTGCTTGCAACAGCTGGCTTGTTTGGGTTGTTAATAACGCTCATGTCTTTTTTTTAATTATTAATATGGTATTTTCTGATTATCTCTGTCTTTAATTGATGGTGGCTGGGCGGTGTTGGTCGTATCCTTGGCGGCAATTTTTTTAGCCAGTTTAGGGTTAACTGTTGCTTCGGCCAAAACCTTTTTTGTTTGTATTATGCCACGCTGGCTATCCTTTTTATAATCGGCAGCATCTCTTAAATATTTGCTTGCCGGGTATTTTTCGGTAAACTGGTCGGCATAGGTCATCGCTTGTGTATAACGCTCTTCCTGTTTTTCTTCACGGCTTATCCTTGCGTACTCGTATTGTGCGCGTATAGTTAAAAACTCAATCTCTTCGGCATACTTTGTATCAGGGTAATCGCGCAGCATGTTGCCAAAGGCAATAACCGCCGCCTGGTAATCGCCTATAGTTAAATATAATTTAGCGTTGGCGTAAGCCTTATTCTCCAGTTTATCGCGCAGGTTTTGTATCAGTTTACCTGCTTCGGTAACCCGGTCGCTTTTTGGGTAAAGGTTAATAAACAGCTGTAACGATTCAATAGCCTTTAATGTATTCTCCTGATCGAGCGAATAAATTGGCGAATCGAGGTAGAAACAGTAAGCAGCAATAAACCGGCACTCCTCGGCCCGTGGGCTTGCAGGGTAGGTATCGGCAAAGGTTT from Inquilinus sp. KBS0705 encodes:
- the bamD gene encoding outer membrane protein assembly factor BamD, producing the protein MFKKQLIIISSVMLLLIIALGSCKSKYEKLKASNDNAKKYQEALKFYNKKDYNKALGLFEDLVTRYRGRAGYEDLYYYYAYTNYKLKDYTSARYHFKTFADTYPASPRAEECRFIAAYCFYLDSPIYSLDQENTLKAIESLQLFINLYPKSDRVTEAGKLIQNLRDKLENKAYANAKLYLTIGDYQAAVIAFGNMLRDYPDTKYAEEIEFLTIRAQYEYARISREEKQEERYTQAMTYADQFTEKYPASKYLRDAADYKKDSQRGIIQTKKVLAEATVNPKLAKKIAAKDTTNTAQPPSIKDRDNQKIPY
- a CDS encoding DNA-directed RNA polymerase subunit omega produces the protein MSVINNPNKPAVASSTVTRDLRELDVRTDNIYESLVIMSKRANQISNNIKEELHQKLSEFASANDNLEEVFENREQIEISKHYEKLPKPTLIAVQEFLDNKIYYRNPSKEQ